The following proteins come from a genomic window of Actinopolyspora saharensis:
- a CDS encoding DUF3558 domain-containing protein, with the protein MAAGVGAALLGVAGCGPGGLAGDESGDAAGETSTAKPSGEVLAGVDPCNMLSESELKSSGLQGPGEKADTLSWREGCNYDGDPASLTLLKDTRQTVDSAEKKDTWAKFERTEVNGRAAATAVTEGSTQAQICNVMFDAGQGLIQIQAQEAGRSDSLDECAKALEIAKKVEPNVPEPA; encoded by the coding sequence GTGGCCGCTGGTGTCGGTGCGGCCTTGCTGGGGGTTGCCGGGTGTGGTCCCGGTGGTCTGGCCGGTGATGAGTCGGGGGATGCTGCGGGGGAGACGTCAACTGCCAAGCCCTCGGGCGAGGTACTGGCCGGGGTGGACCCGTGCAACATGTTGTCGGAATCCGAGTTGAAATCGTCCGGACTGCAGGGGCCGGGAGAAAAAGCGGACACCCTCTCCTGGAGAGAGGGATGTAACTATGACGGTGATCCTGCGTCGCTGACTCTTCTTAAGGACACACGTCAGACGGTGGATTCTGCGGAAAAGAAGGACACGTGGGCCAAGTTTGAGCGCACTGAGGTGAACGGTCGAGCTGCGGCCACGGCGGTGACTGAGGGGTCCACGCAGGCGCAGATATGCAACGTGATGTTCGATGCTGGGCAGGGTTTGATCCAGATTCAAGCCCAGGAAGCTGGTCGATCGGACTCACTCGACGAGTGCGCCAAGGCGTTGGAGATTGCCAAGAAGGTCGAGCCGAACGTTCCGGAACCGGCGTGA
- a CDS encoding PPE domain-containing protein, producing MGVMGWLDEKLGGVDEAVGSAVDTATDAVGDAANATWGAVSEAAGTVRDEVGSVLGFDTRAENAQQEQAAKAKEQGQQLREELAQRNQRLDAPAGYDPASITQQENWQSYDHRRIYDTNQNTLSQSDAAEVAEGWRSIGKELSSIGDELVEEATRAIDSGWSGEAAEAAKQSAQPLAKWSRGSGECFQLTGNKIEESGSAAGQVKAMVPEPQDHDVSQTVVSGIATGGLGAGADALRQMHERQQAERKAQETMDRVLGATYRNVDTTVPAYRQLDGKKAPPGDSKPDDPGTAGIPPGTGPGGGTGGYSGGGAGTAGYPGGGYSEGGYSGGGPGTGQGSGSGWDGQSQRPGGSGTGTLPGGGSAVPPSGSESAWATPPSAGGAGAGAGGPGAGGAAGGAGGAGAGGGAVAGGYAGGGPGGAGAGSGLGQGGRSGTGAVKSGGGPAAGGGGSAASSAGRGGAGRAPMGMGAGQGGQGGEEEEHERPSWLEEWDDVWFNDMPKTAPPVIE from the coding sequence ATGGGTGTGATGGGCTGGCTGGACGAGAAGCTCGGTGGAGTGGACGAGGCCGTCGGCAGCGCGGTGGACACCGCCACGGACGCCGTCGGTGACGCCGCCAACGCCACCTGGGGCGCGGTGAGCGAGGCCGCCGGGACGGTGCGCGACGAGGTCGGAAGCGTTCTCGGCTTCGACACGCGCGCCGAGAACGCCCAGCAGGAGCAGGCGGCGAAGGCCAAGGAGCAGGGCCAGCAGCTGCGCGAGGAGCTGGCCCAGCGCAACCAGCGGCTGGACGCCCCGGCCGGTTACGACCCCGCCTCGATCACGCAGCAGGAGAACTGGCAGTCCTACGACCACCGCCGGATCTACGACACCAACCAGAACACGCTGAGCCAGTCCGACGCGGCCGAAGTTGCTGAAGGATGGCGTTCTATCGGCAAGGAGCTGAGCTCCATCGGCGACGAGCTCGTCGAGGAAGCCACCAGGGCCATCGACAGCGGCTGGTCCGGCGAGGCGGCCGAGGCGGCCAAGCAGTCCGCGCAGCCCCTGGCCAAGTGGTCCCGCGGCAGCGGCGAGTGCTTCCAGCTGACCGGCAACAAGATCGAGGAGTCCGGTTCGGCGGCGGGCCAGGTCAAGGCGATGGTGCCCGAGCCGCAGGATCACGACGTGAGCCAGACCGTGGTCAGCGGTATCGCCACCGGCGGTCTCGGGGCCGGTGCGGACGCCCTGCGGCAGATGCACGAGCGCCAGCAGGCCGAGCGCAAGGCCCAGGAGACCATGGACCGGGTGCTGGGGGCCACTTACCGCAATGTGGACACCACGGTCCCGGCCTACCGGCAGCTGGACGGCAAGAAGGCGCCGCCAGGGGACTCCAAGCCGGACGACCCGGGGACCGCGGGCATCCCGCCCGGAACGGGTCCCGGAGGTGGCACCGGCGGCTACTCCGGTGGAGGAGCGGGCACGGCCGGTTACCCCGGAGGTGGCTACTCGGAAGGAGGCTACTCGGGAGGCGGTCCCGGAACCGGGCAGGGCAGTGGTTCCGGCTGGGACGGCCAGTCGCAGCGGCCCGGTGGGAGCGGAACCGGAACGCTGCCCGGGGGAGGATCCGCGGTGCCGCCTTCGGGCAGCGAATCGGCCTGGGCAACGCCCCCGTCCGCGGGCGGGGCCGGAGCAGGCGCGGGTGGCCCCGGAGCCGGCGGTGCCGCCGGAGGAGCCGGAGGCGCCGGTGCCGGCGGTGGCGCCGTCGCGGGCGGCTATGCCGGAGGCGGTCCGGGAGGAGCCGGAGCGGGCTCCGGCCTCGGACAGGGCGGTCGCTCCGGCACGGGCGCCGTCAAGAGCGGTGGCGGTCCGGCCGCGGGCGGCGGCGGAAGCGCGGCGAGTTCCGCCGGGCGCGGCGGCGCCGGACGTGCGCCCATGGGCATGGGCGCGGGCCAGGGCGGCCAGGGCGGTGAGGAAGAGGAGCACGAGCGTCCCAGCTGGCTGGAGGAGTGGGACGACGTGTGGTTCAACGACATGCCCAAAACCGCCCCGCCGGTCATCGAGTGA
- a CDS encoding ESX secretion-associated protein EspG, which translates to MAVAGRWQLHPLHLYFVHGYLGLDDLALPLEVAPYTHTQQEFAEVGKREYEAMSAQGLIVGDEIEPSLARMLTVLAKPYLWVDSLWVPQVGEPHVWRTIAAVTEGSRIVLGVQPPGETERYGGPLTIELHEGVSLSQALLPTLPAAPPGKQGPVKVPASFFPKEDGEQEQAQRGFLERAAPPRGSATSGDRQLEMYRAIGGAEHLRAGQLAANARDRNGRTHRSTVVRWFDNAEPDGRYLDHTERGSTGEPVHALSPADARVLGNKIEELVTTVR; encoded by the coding sequence TTGGCCGTCGCGGGTCGTTGGCAGTTGCACCCGCTGCACCTGTACTTCGTGCACGGTTATCTCGGGCTGGACGACCTGGCTCTTCCGCTGGAGGTGGCGCCCTACACCCACACGCAGCAGGAGTTCGCCGAAGTGGGCAAACGCGAGTACGAGGCGATGAGTGCGCAGGGGCTGATCGTCGGCGACGAGATCGAGCCGAGCCTGGCCCGGATGCTGACGGTGCTGGCCAAGCCCTACCTGTGGGTGGACTCGCTGTGGGTCCCCCAGGTCGGTGAGCCACACGTCTGGCGGACCATCGCAGCGGTCACCGAGGGCAGCAGGATCGTCCTCGGTGTCCAACCACCCGGCGAGACCGAGCGCTACGGCGGGCCCCTGACCATCGAGCTGCACGAAGGGGTGAGCCTGTCCCAGGCGCTGCTGCCGACGCTGCCCGCGGCCCCACCGGGCAAGCAGGGGCCGGTTAAGGTTCCCGCCAGCTTCTTCCCCAAGGAGGACGGCGAGCAGGAGCAGGCCCAGCGGGGTTTCCTGGAGCGGGCAGCGCCGCCGCGGGGCAGCGCCACCAGCGGGGACCGCCAGCTGGAGATGTACCGAGCCATCGGAGGTGCCGAGCACCTGCGGGCGGGGCAGCTCGCGGCCAACGCCCGCGACCGCAACGGGCGCACCCACCGCTCGACCGTGGTGCGCTGGTTCGACAACGCCGAACCCGACGGGCGCTACCTCGACCACACCGAGCGCGGCAGCACCGGCGAACCCGTGCACGCGCTCAGCCCGGCCGACGCCAGGGTGCTCGGCAACAAGATCGAGGAGCTGGTCACCACCGTTCGGTGA
- a CDS encoding metallophosphoesterase family protein: MAAPALLATSDLHVSHRDNRPVLDTIRPHTDEDWLIVAGDVAEKTDTIRWALELLRERFAKVIWVPGNHELWTPADDEVPARGVERYEHLVRMCRELDVTTPEDPYPVWRDAEREVVIAPLFVLYDYSFRAPGTTAEEALAHAHETRVVCTDEVLLHHDPHDSRTAWCHDRVRRTLPRLEAIPADLPTVLVSHWPLHPAPTGRLHYPQFGIWCGTELTADWHLRFRALAEVHGHLHIPVTDRIDGVPFEEVSLGYPREWRRRGGPGNPLHSILPPADERTFEELVRAHR, from the coding sequence ATGGCGGCGCCCGCGTTGCTCGCTACCAGCGATCTGCACGTCTCCCACCGGGACAACCGCCCGGTGCTGGACACGATCAGGCCTCACACCGACGAGGACTGGCTCATCGTGGCCGGAGACGTCGCCGAGAAGACGGACACGATCCGTTGGGCCCTCGAACTGCTGCGCGAGCGGTTCGCCAAGGTCATCTGGGTCCCCGGCAACCACGAACTGTGGACCCCGGCCGACGACGAGGTGCCCGCGCGCGGCGTCGAGCGCTACGAACACCTGGTGCGGATGTGCCGCGAGCTGGACGTGACCACCCCCGAGGACCCCTACCCGGTGTGGCGGGACGCCGAGCGGGAGGTCGTGATCGCCCCGCTGTTCGTGCTCTACGACTACAGCTTCCGCGCCCCCGGCACCACCGCCGAGGAAGCCCTGGCACACGCCCACGAGACCAGGGTGGTGTGCACCGACGAGGTGCTGCTGCACCACGATCCGCACGACTCGCGGACGGCGTGGTGCCACGACCGGGTGAGGCGAACCCTGCCCCGGTTGGAGGCCATCCCCGCGGACCTGCCGACCGTGCTGGTCTCGCACTGGCCGCTGCACCCCGCCCCCACCGGGCGGCTGCACTACCCGCAGTTCGGCATCTGGTGCGGCACCGAGCTCACCGCCGACTGGCACCTGCGGTTCCGCGCGCTGGCCGAGGTCCACGGTCACCTGCACATCCCGGTGACCGACCGGATCGACGGGGTGCCCTTCGAGGAGGTCTCGCTCGGTTACCCGCGGGAGTGGCGCAGACGCGGCGGCCCCGGGAACCCGCTGCACAGCATCCTGCCGCCCGCGGACGAGCGAACCTTCGAGGAACTGGTGAGGGCCCACCGGTGA
- a CDS encoding 4'-phosphopantetheinyl transferase family protein: MIERILPGEVVSSETFGDDPRARLLPEEEPVVARAVHKRRREFTVARGCARRALAGLGHGEVAVPSGTNREPLWPEGVVGSITHCTGYCASAVAREDAVRSLGIDAETDGELPPGVLEQVTVEGERELLARLPADRNWDRLLFSAKESVYKAWFPLTGRWLGFTDAFVSFDPDGGFRAELTVPAATAHGTLTGFTGGSVSEAGLVATAVVVRIGELDQATS, from the coding sequence GTGATCGAGCGAATCCTGCCGGGGGAGGTGGTCTCCTCCGAGACGTTCGGCGACGATCCGCGGGCCCGGCTGCTGCCGGAGGAGGAGCCGGTCGTCGCCAGGGCCGTGCACAAGCGCAGGCGGGAGTTCACCGTGGCCCGCGGCTGCGCGCGTCGCGCGCTGGCCGGGCTCGGCCACGGCGAGGTCGCCGTCCCCAGTGGAACGAACCGGGAACCGCTCTGGCCGGAGGGCGTGGTCGGCAGCATCACGCACTGCACCGGTTACTGCGCCTCCGCCGTCGCGCGGGAGGACGCGGTGCGCTCGCTGGGCATCGACGCCGAGACCGACGGCGAGCTGCCCCCGGGAGTGCTCGAGCAGGTGACCGTCGAGGGGGAGCGGGAGCTGCTGGCGCGGCTGCCCGCGGACCGGAACTGGGACCGCCTGCTGTTCAGCGCGAAGGAGAGCGTGTACAAGGCGTGGTTCCCGTTGACCGGCCGCTGGCTCGGCTTCACCGACGCGTTCGTGAGCTTCGACCCCGACGGAGGGTTCCGCGCGGAACTGACCGTCCCCGCCGCAACCGCGCACGGGACGCTGACGGGGTTCACCGGCGGCTCCGTGTCCGAGGCCGGACTCGTGGCCACGGCGGTGGTCGTCCGCATCGGTGAGCTCGACCAGGCAACCAGCTGA
- the rraA gene encoding ribonuclease E activity regulator RraA — translation MTTTTADLADRDGNEVRSCDLQLLRFGTSQVFSGPIRTVRCFQDNALLKKTLSEPGEGAVLVVDGAGSVHTALVGDLIAELGRSNGWSGIVVNGAIRDSAVIDGMEFGVRALGTNPRKSSKSGAGEADVTVEFGGISFTPGEYLLSDHDGVVVSSTPIE, via the coding sequence ATGACGACAACCACGGCTGACCTCGCAGACCGCGACGGAAACGAGGTGCGCAGCTGCGACCTGCAGCTGCTCCGCTTCGGCACCAGCCAGGTCTTCTCCGGACCGATCCGCACGGTGCGGTGCTTCCAGGACAACGCGCTGCTCAAGAAGACGCTGTCCGAACCCGGCGAGGGGGCGGTGCTCGTCGTCGACGGCGCGGGATCGGTGCACACGGCGCTGGTGGGCGACCTCATCGCCGAGCTCGGCAGGTCCAACGGTTGGAGCGGGATCGTGGTCAACGGCGCGATCCGCGACTCCGCCGTCATCGACGGGATGGAGTTCGGCGTCAGGGCGCTGGGCACGAACCCGCGCAAGAGCTCCAAGAGCGGTGCGGGCGAGGCGGACGTGACCGTGGAGTTCGGCGGGATCAGCTTTACGCCCGGCGAGTACCTGCTCAGTGATCACGACGGGGTGGTGGTCAGCAGCACCCCGATCGAATAG
- the pgl gene encoding 6-phosphogluconolactonase — MSNDEVMVHSDADVLTAAAAARLITRIVDAQRARGVASIVLTGGGTGIGVLRKVRESPANAAVDWSAVNVFWGDERFLPEGDGERNETQAREALLDHVPVDPRRVHPMAPSDGRFGSDVDAAAEHYAEVLGALAEAGSDRPVPRFDVLMLGVGEEGHTASLFPATPYVRDTEHVVVGVHDCPKPPAERISLTLPAIGSAAEVWLMTGGAGKAEAVSRALGGAHAVDIPAAGARGRERTLWLLDRQAAADSAAVTAPATPEQGITPP; from the coding sequence ATGAGCAACGACGAAGTCATGGTGCACTCCGACGCGGACGTGCTGACCGCGGCCGCAGCCGCGCGGCTGATCACCAGGATCGTGGACGCCCAGCGCGCCCGGGGCGTCGCCTCGATCGTGCTGACCGGCGGCGGCACGGGCATCGGGGTGCTGCGCAAGGTGCGGGAGTCGCCTGCCAACGCGGCCGTGGACTGGTCCGCGGTGAACGTGTTCTGGGGCGACGAGCGCTTCCTCCCCGAAGGGGACGGTGAGCGCAACGAGACCCAGGCGCGCGAGGCGCTGCTGGATCACGTCCCGGTCGATCCGCGCCGGGTCCACCCGATGGCCCCCTCGGACGGCCGGTTCGGTTCCGATGTGGACGCGGCGGCCGAGCACTACGCCGAGGTGCTGGGCGCGCTCGCCGAGGCCGGCTCGGACAGGCCGGTTCCCCGGTTCGACGTGCTGATGCTGGGTGTCGGCGAGGAGGGGCACACCGCCTCGCTGTTCCCGGCCACTCCGTACGTGCGGGACACCGAGCACGTGGTCGTCGGGGTGCACGACTGCCCGAAGCCTCCCGCGGAGCGGATCTCGCTGACGCTGCCCGCGATCGGCTCCGCCGCCGAGGTGTGGTTGATGACCGGTGGCGCGGGCAAGGCCGAGGCCGTGTCGCGGGCGCTGGGCGGTGCGCACGCGGTCGACATTCCCGCGGCCGGTGCCCGCGGCAGGGAGCGGACGCTGTGGCTGCTGGACCGGCAGGCCGCTGCCGATTCGGCGGCGGTGACCGCCCCGGCCACGCCGGAGCAGGGCATCACCCCTCCGTGA
- the opcA gene encoding glucose-6-phosphate dehydrogenase assembly protein OpcA, producing the protein MIVDLPSTTTSQVNKKMVELRESGGAVALGRVLTLVIVTDDSSETEQAIQAANEASREHPARVIVVAKGVRQAAARLDAQIRIGGDAGASEVVVLRVYGELAEEGAASVVPLLLPDAPVVAWWPNDSPEYPAEDPVGALAHRRITDAAAEPDPIDALGARARSYVNGDTDLAWSRLTSWRALLAAALDQPPFEPIRGATVSGEADSPSTDLLAGWLASSLDIPVHRKVSQAGPGIVSAVLERPSGNVEVVRPDGRIGYLTQPGQPDRRVALERRAVRDCLAEELRRLGPDEIYESTLRGLSEVVRQDSEESTEGSEPVSAGQQS; encoded by the coding sequence GTGATCGTCGATCTGCCCTCCACCACCACTTCGCAGGTCAACAAGAAGATGGTCGAGCTGCGGGAGTCCGGTGGTGCCGTAGCACTCGGCAGGGTGCTGACACTGGTCATCGTCACCGACGACAGCTCGGAGACCGAGCAGGCCATCCAGGCCGCCAACGAGGCGAGCCGGGAGCACCCGGCCCGGGTGATCGTGGTCGCCAAGGGCGTCCGGCAGGCCGCGGCCAGGCTCGACGCGCAGATCCGCATCGGCGGCGACGCGGGCGCTTCCGAGGTCGTGGTCCTGCGGGTGTACGGCGAACTGGCCGAGGAGGGCGCCGCCTCCGTCGTGCCGCTGCTGCTCCCGGACGCCCCGGTGGTGGCCTGGTGGCCCAACGACTCGCCCGAGTACCCCGCCGAGGATCCGGTCGGGGCGCTGGCCCACCGCAGGATCACCGACGCCGCCGCGGAGCCCGACCCGATCGACGCGCTCGGGGCCAGGGCCAGGTCCTACGTGAACGGTGACACCGATCTGGCCTGGAGCAGGCTGACCTCGTGGCGGGCCCTGCTCGCCGCGGCCCTGGACCAGCCACCGTTCGAACCGATCCGCGGCGCCACGGTCTCCGGCGAGGCCGACTCCCCGTCCACCGACCTGCTGGCGGGCTGGCTCGCCTCCAGCCTGGACATCCCGGTTCACCGGAAGGTGAGCCAGGCGGGGCCGGGGATCGTCTCCGCGGTGCTGGAACGCCCGAGCGGCAACGTCGAGGTGGTCCGCCCGGACGGCAGGATCGGCTACCTCACCCAGCCGGGGCAGCCCGACCGCAGAGTGGCGCTGGAGCGTCGCGCCGTGCGGGACTGCCTGGCCGAGGAGCTGCGCAGGCTGGGACCGGACGAGATCTACGAGAGCACCCTGCGCGGGCTCTCCGAGGTCGTCCGCCAGGACTCGGAGGAGAGCACCGAGGGTTCCGAACCGGTATCGGCGGGGCAGCAGTCATGA
- the zwf gene encoding glucose-6-phosphate dehydrogenase — protein MSSPEHNPLRDPRDKRLPRIAGPAGLTIFGVTGDLSRKKLMPAIYDLSNRGLLPPGFALTGVARREWENQDFGDVVYEAVKENARTPFHQAVWDRLAEGIRFVPGSFDDPGTFERLSQTIKELDEERGTGGNHAFYLSVPPGAFQTVLTNLSQSGLAEQSEDKWRRVVIEKPFGHDLESAKELNRTVNEVFPEDSVFRIDHYLGKETVQNILALRFANQLFEPLWNAHYVDHVQITMSEDIGLGGRAGYYDGIGAARDVIQNHLLQLLALTAMEEPLSFSPGDLRTEKSKVLSATKPVGPFDQTTARGQYTGGWQGGQQVPGLHEEGGFASDSKTETFAAITLEIENRRWAGVPFYLRTGKRLGRRVTEIAVVFKRAPHLPFDDTMTEELGQNALVIRVQPDEGVTMRFGAKVPGTSMEVRDVTMDFGYGHAFTESSPEAYERLLLDVLLGEPSLFPVNEEVELSWQILDPVLNHWAKHGYPEKYKAGSWGPPSAESMLARTGRVWRRP, from the coding sequence GTGAGCTCCCCTGAGCACAATCCACTGCGCGACCCCAGGGACAAGCGGTTGCCGCGCATCGCGGGGCCGGCCGGTCTGACCATTTTCGGGGTAACCGGCGACCTGTCGCGCAAGAAACTGATGCCGGCCATCTACGATCTGTCCAACCGGGGGCTGCTGCCCCCGGGCTTCGCCCTCACCGGAGTGGCCCGGCGGGAGTGGGAGAACCAGGACTTCGGCGACGTCGTCTACGAGGCGGTCAAGGAGAACGCCCGCACGCCCTTCCACCAGGCCGTCTGGGACCGGCTCGCCGAGGGCATCCGCTTCGTTCCCGGCAGCTTCGACGACCCGGGCACGTTCGAGCGGCTGAGCCAGACGATCAAGGAGCTCGACGAGGAGCGCGGCACCGGAGGCAACCACGCCTTCTACCTCTCGGTCCCGCCGGGGGCGTTCCAGACCGTGCTGACCAACCTCTCCCAGTCGGGGCTGGCCGAGCAGAGCGAGGACAAGTGGCGCCGGGTCGTGATCGAGAAGCCCTTCGGGCACGACCTGGAGAGCGCGAAGGAGCTGAACCGGACCGTCAACGAGGTCTTCCCCGAGGACTCGGTGTTCCGCATCGACCACTACCTCGGCAAGGAGACGGTGCAGAACATCCTCGCGCTGCGCTTCGCCAACCAGCTGTTCGAACCGCTGTGGAACGCCCACTACGTCGACCACGTGCAGATCACCATGTCCGAGGACATCGGGCTCGGCGGTCGCGCGGGCTACTACGACGGGATCGGCGCCGCCCGCGACGTGATCCAGAACCACCTGCTCCAGCTGCTCGCGCTGACCGCCATGGAGGAACCGCTCTCGTTCTCCCCCGGTGACCTGCGCACGGAGAAGAGCAAGGTGCTCTCGGCCACCAAGCCGGTCGGGCCGTTCGACCAGACCACGGCGCGCGGCCAGTACACCGGCGGCTGGCAGGGCGGCCAGCAGGTTCCCGGGCTGCACGAGGAGGGCGGTTTCGCCTCCGACTCCAAGACGGAGACCTTCGCGGCGATCACCCTGGAGATCGAGAACCGCCGCTGGGCCGGGGTGCCGTTCTACCTGCGCACCGGCAAGCGGCTCGGCAGGCGGGTCACCGAGATCGCCGTGGTGTTCAAGCGCGCGCCCCACCTGCCGTTCGACGACACCATGACCGAGGAGCTCGGTCAGAACGCGCTGGTGATCCGGGTGCAGCCGGACGAGGGCGTGACCATGCGGTTCGGGGCCAAGGTTCCGGGCACCTCGATGGAGGTGCGCGACGTGACGATGGACTTCGGCTACGGACACGCCTTCACCGAGTCCTCGCCCGAGGCCTACGAGCGGCTGCTGCTGGACGTGCTGCTCGGCGAGCCCTCGCTGTTCCCCGTGAACGAGGAAGTGGAGCTGTCCTGGCAGATCCTCGACCCGGTGCTGAACCACTGGGCCAAGCACGGGTATCCGGAGAAGTACAAGGCAGGAAGCTGGGGGCCACCGTCGGCGGAGTCGATGCTGGCCCGCACTGGACGCGTCTGGAGGCGACCGTGA
- a CDS encoding glucose-6-phosphate isomerase, whose translation MTTETSAEIADPSLAREAEPLVQRLVNDRAASKLAAGDPTLWGADAEQEAAARLSWTTLHETSRGLLAEIDALRAELHEEGLHRVVLAGMGGSSLAPEVITATAETSMVVLDTTDPGQVADALEGELDRTVVVVSSKSGTTVETDCHRRIFEKAFSEEGIDPARRMIVVTDPGSPLQELAEESGYRKVFAADPNVGGRYSALSAFGLVPAGLAGADIAGLLDDAAAAYPALASDDESNPAVRLSAALAAAHGNGAEKVVFADSGSGIVGFSDWVEQLIAESTGKSGTGLLPVPVENVEASGFATAGGDATPVAIGPPDGTAAISTQGPLGGMMLLWEFATALAGRLIGINPFDQPDVEAAKEAARSLLDGPAGGPIATPAVVDGSIEVHPSGDWLSPGVGTVAEALRALITAAPSSGYLAVQAYLDRLDDASISVLRSELARRSGLQTTFGWGPRFLHSTGQYHKGGHQNGVFLQVTGDPGSDLDVPGRPYTLAGLQRAQALGDGQVLAQQNRPVLRLHLTDRAAGLVELVKAVQDLRAAG comes from the coding sequence ATGACGACTGAAACCTCGGCCGAGATCGCCGATCCTTCGCTGGCACGGGAGGCCGAGCCCCTGGTCCAGCGGCTGGTCAACGACCGGGCCGCGAGCAAGCTCGCCGCCGGAGATCCGACGCTCTGGGGAGCGGACGCCGAGCAGGAGGCGGCCGCTCGGCTGTCGTGGACCACGCTGCACGAGACGTCCCGCGGACTGCTCGCCGAGATCGACGCACTGCGCGCGGAACTGCACGAGGAGGGCCTGCACCGCGTGGTGCTCGCCGGCATGGGCGGCTCCTCGCTGGCCCCCGAGGTCATCACCGCGACCGCGGAGACCTCCATGGTCGTGCTCGACACGACGGATCCGGGCCAGGTCGCCGACGCCCTGGAGGGCGAGCTGGACCGCACGGTCGTGGTGGTCTCCTCCAAATCGGGGACCACGGTCGAGACCGACTGCCACCGGCGGATCTTCGAGAAGGCCTTCTCCGAGGAGGGCATCGATCCCGCTCGCCGCATGATCGTGGTGACCGATCCCGGCTCGCCGCTGCAGGAGCTGGCCGAGGAGTCCGGCTACCGCAAGGTCTTCGCGGCCGACCCGAACGTCGGGGGACGCTACTCCGCGCTGAGCGCCTTCGGCCTGGTCCCCGCCGGACTGGCCGGGGCCGACATCGCCGGACTGCTCGACGACGCCGCGGCCGCCTACCCCGCTCTCGCCTCCGACGACGAGTCCAATCCCGCTGTCCGGCTCTCCGCCGCACTGGCCGCCGCCCACGGTAACGGCGCGGAGAAGGTCGTCTTCGCCGACAGCGGATCCGGGATCGTCGGCTTCAGCGACTGGGTCGAACAGCTGATCGCCGAGTCCACCGGCAAGTCCGGGACCGGGCTGCTGCCCGTCCCGGTGGAGAACGTGGAGGCCTCCGGCTTCGCCACGGCGGGCGGGGACGCCACCCCGGTCGCCATCGGCCCGCCGGACGGAACCGCCGCGATCAGCACCCAGGGGCCGCTCGGCGGGATGATGCTGCTGTGGGAGTTCGCCACTGCGCTGGCGGGCAGGCTGATCGGGATCAACCCGTTCGACCAGCCCGACGTCGAAGCGGCCAAGGAGGCCGCGCGCAGCCTGCTGGACGGCCCGGCGGGCGGACCGATCGCCACCCCCGCCGTGGTGGACGGCTCGATCGAGGTCCACCCCTCGGGTGACTGGCTCTCCCCCGGGGTCGGGACGGTTGCCGAGGCGCTGCGGGCCCTGATCACGGCGGCCCCGAGCAGTGGCTACCTGGCCGTGCAGGCCTACCTGGACCGGCTCGACGACGCCTCGATCAGCGTGCTGCGCTCCGAGCTGGCCCGGCGCAGCGGTCTGCAGACGACCTTCGGCTGGGGGCCGCGCTTTCTGCACTCCACCGGTCAGTACCACAAGGGCGGACACCAGAACGGGGTCTTCCTCCAGGTGACGGGCGATCCCGGCTCGGACCTGGATGTGCCCGGACGTCCCTACACCCTGGCCGGTCTGCAGCGCGCGCAGGCGCTCGGGGACGGCCAGGTCCTCGCGCAGCAGAACCGCCCGGTGCTCCGCCTGCACCTGACCGACCGCGCCGCCGGACTGGTGGAACTGGTCAAGGCGGTGCAGGATTTGCGTGCGGCCGGCTGA